Genomic segment of Xiphias gladius isolate SHS-SW01 ecotype Sanya breed wild chromosome 16, ASM1685928v1, whole genome shotgun sequence:
GCAAAACCATCTCATTTCTTCACCTGACAAGATACGCCAATCACTACACTAGCATGATGGGCAGCGGGAACACCAACCACCATCACAGATAATGTAAGCCACGTAATGGCGAAATGACGGCGCCCCCTTTTGCTTTGCCTTCGGGTCTTCTTCCCCAAAGTTGTGCCGGGATTTAAAGAGAAGCATAAATCAGTGTTGTCATCTGAGCTTTCAGATGACAACACTGGTTAAGGGTTGGTTAAGGTTAAAATCTTTTCCACCTAGTTACCTCCAGAAAGCTGTAATTAAGATGGTGAGTacgtttttcagtttttgattgttATCGAGAATCAGATTTTTATCTTATGAATGTTAGCCGGCACGCTTTCACAGTCCTCCGCTCACATGGTACTCACTGTTTGTGTCATAATGCATTCCCAGCCACACGTTGACATTGCCTTTCCACACCTCTGGGCTATAATTAATGACAAAGTCATTCTCCTCAGCACTCTGTACGGTCAAAAGCTCTGCAAAAAGCATAGCAATGTACGGTATGACATCATCatcgcgcgcacacacacattgagaaCACGgcacatttgtcattttgtctttgatgcaaaaatgtgaaaatgtgatgtgaaaatACAATGTCTCGTGTACCAAAGCCTTGGCAGAGGGTTTTTGCTCTGTCAAAAGTATAGCTTTTGATTGTGTCTTCTTTTCCGTGGACAAAGTGGTAACATCTGTCTTGAAAGGGCACCCAGGTGTGTCCATCTGCGGGGCAATCTGAGGAAAGTCATGGGACAGAACATGGTAACGGAAAAGCTTGGGCACCTGACCTatttggctgtttttatttgactagGATCATTCAGAGTacacaggaagaaaaatgaacaaaaacgCCTTACGAAATGTGACAAACTAACCAACAAGCCAAACCACCGTTTTAGGATGCTGCAACTCTCTCTCTTGATTCTACAACACCCGCTAGACTGTACATGTCCACACTGCCCTGTTGGTTAGTCTCACCTTGTGACCATTGTTCCTCCTCACTGGTACAATTCGTCTGCGCTTGACAAATGGTCTTTTGATTTTCTAGACTGTCcccctcagtgtttttttttccctctcaacTCCTGCACCTGTTATTTGGGATCAGACggttttccctctttttgtctgtctctagTTGCTTCAAAATCTCCTACAGCTGACGCATGTCGCCAGCTGCCAGTCTGTCTGAGATGTAATACTTTTTCCTGTTAGAGTACCCATTTAAACGACAGCATTGCCAGTCATTGCCCccccaaaaaggaaaagaaatattaaattaaataaaagattttttaaagtaaaaatctgaTCTATATAATGAGATTTCGAGCACACAACTTTTAACTTGGTTACGTTTCGAAGGCAGTGTGTTGATTGCGTGTTGTTTTGGATATGGCAACGGGACTTTTGAACCAACAGAGTCGAAGTTCAGGAAAGCTGGTTTGGCGACTGATAAAATTCCCATGACTTGTGTTCAGTCAAACTCTACTGTCACGAGTCGAGCCCTGCACCGAGTTTAAGGGCGCGGGCCTACACAACGCCACAGCCGGCGGCAGTGACCAACCGCCGCCGCGCCTTGCAACACACACCGCGTTGCTCCGTGTAAAACCGAAAGGCTCGGTTCGAAGTTCCTACCTCCCGTCAAACCTAACTTCAGGTGAAGACACAGCACGAGGACGGAGCGAAACAGCGATCCAAAATGGTGATCCTTCTTCTGCGACCCCATGACAGCGACgaggggggaaaaaggaaaggcaaaaaaaacccaaaccaaaacaaaacaaaccccccccaccgaactacttttttttggtctgtcgCTCGCCTCAAGTGCCGGGCCAATAGCATTGTGAGCGAAATCCCACCcacccacgcacgcacgcacgcacggcACAGCGGCCTGCGCGCCTCCCCGGTCCACACGCTCGCTTCACCTACACTCTGGTTCACAGCAAGTCCACGCcgtcatttgtttttttataccgCTGGGACACCAAGACATTAACAAGCGCGGTTTCAACTTCATTATCTGCGATTTTTGCTCCCCAAAATCCAGCACTTCGACAACTGACGCGAATTTATGCAACGGTTACGAAAGGGGGCTTCCGTTTTGTTCCAGCCGCGGTTTGGTATGGAAACAGAAACTTCGCTCCTTCGGGATCGGGTTTAGCAGAATGTGCACACAGGAACCTCTAGATGGCGCCGTACGCACAGTGGTTAAATATTTTGGATCCCACCATTGTTGTACACTAGGTTTTCATCTTTctacctttattttgaaatgccCATCTCATACCCATCCTTGCGCCCTTAATATGCTGTATATAAATAGCCGAAGACACTTTAATTggtttatattaatttttaagtaCCACAGTTGATTGTAAGATTTGTAAAGGCAGTGTTTGTTGTAGGGGGGTTGCGGTCAGTTGCGTGATGTTGTGCTGTTGGGTACAACCCCCTGCATCTACTCTGTCATTATTAACATATCTGGTCAGTCAGTCTGTTCCAAGAAATAGTGCTATAATAAGACAACGATCCTGCCTGAATGATCACAATCACTATGTTTTGTAATTACTTTTCAGGACATCAGCGTACAGGACATCCCTCTTCCTAAACTGCAGATATTAGAAGTAGAATGGGCGCAGGATGCTTCCTACCTGAGCAGCCGAGGGAGGGGGAAGCAGTGAGCGTCAAGGGCAGAATGGTTCTTGGATGGGGGGGAAGAGGGGGTTTCAACTCCACTGCTTGTAGGCGCAGGtggcacaaacacagacatctgGAGTGTGAGTTTTGCTCCTCGTCTGGATCTGGTGGCTTCCCGTAGGGTGGCACAACACCCTGCAGGATACCGTGGGGACCCATCTGCCATGGCAAGGCCCGCTCGCAGACGCCCCCGTCCACCCACCCTATGCCATACCTCCTGATACCCATAAGTCACCCGGTTCGGGCCATGCGTGTTGTCAACAATGCCATGTGACAGTGTTGATATAGTCCTTACCAGGTCCTCACCCTCCGGGTTGAAAGCACAGCAATTCATTAACACTGGTAGTCCGTCTCAACAGAGCTAGAGCCTGGTACAACTATCCCAACATCTTGCTCAGAGGAATACAGTGGAAGAAAGCATTTCCTTTATGAGCATCGAGACAAGGCCGAGCTTAAGTGTAGTTGTTATAAGTGCTGACATTAGCATATTTGTTCAGTTGTAGAGGACTAAATCTGTCCGATAGTTATTAAATATGGGATGGGTTTGGTGTGAGCAGAATATCTTGTGATATCTCCTACAGTAAAGAGACACCATACTTTAGAGGAAAGCATCATCTGTCATTTACATCCATACATTTACTCCGTGGCAAATTGTTTGCAGGCAGTTGCAAGAGAAAATAATGTCTCATCGATTCACAGAGTGGATTTCTGAAGCACCGGCTAATTTATGtgcagtatgtatgtatagggGATGGTCACTGTCACGTTAATGGAGTCTGGTATCTTAGGAGAGAACTGACAGCAAAGAGAcctgtgtcagctgctgctTTCATTAGGGAGCTAAACAGATGTCGCTCCTTTTCTTCGTACATTTATGCATTTCTGAACCTCAGTTGATAGAGAACTGTTCCGAGTGTCTTTATTCCActtgagtttttaaaataactacaaaaataacacattttaaaaagcaatagCTCTTCTTGCAATGACAATGAGCAAGATCTACATCAAAATAAACCACTTATTTTTCTTATGGCCTATacaatatttctgtgtttggcaATCTTCATAAATTGAGCAAGACATTATTTACAAGCTCCAAAGGTAACTCATtaacacatacatatttaaaattctGACATAGCCAGATTCCTTATTAGTCATAAActgagagtgagagacaaaTTGAGAGACTGCTTGGATTCCAGCACCCTGAAGCTGCAGCCAAGCTCCCGTaacaatgacattaaaattTACTGTtcaattagtttaaaaaaacaaaacataatgctGCCAAGCTCTACAAAAGATGCATTTACATAATTTCATCAAACAATAACAAGGTTACCAAATGGTTATAGTCACTTAAAAGGGAGAACAGGTTTATTCAGCGttcatgaaaaagaaacagcagcttGCAAATAAACACTACGCTCACAAGAGATTAAAAGgtgaaaatttttaaaatttttattcaaaaaatgtcaaagaaacagAATGAACCTTAGGCAACaagctactaaaaaaaaagtctttggctttaacaaactacaaaacaaaattacagagGAAAGATTCCTTGAACTGTACTCACAAGTTACCACTGGCATTTGTGTggcacaagtaaaaaaaaaaaaaaagaacaaaaaacaaaaaaactttcatcTAGGACTATGAAAATCTTTCTTTCATCAAgctgtctgtacaaaaatttTCATAAATTAGAACTTTTTCATATAACTTAATGACTGTTCAACATGATGGTTACCTATATGAGCAATTTTCTTTGATGCACCTCTGCAACTCTTGATCCAGACACTATGGCACTTGGTTCGGACACCATTAGCAGCATAAACCTCACAAGACAGTATTACTTCTCAGTCTCAGGCATTACACAGAAATCTCAAGTATAGCGGCCCTACAGTTGTTGCACGCCCTAGTTAACCACAGAGGAAACGCTGCTGCGAGTTTGTGTAGACCcaagacaaagcaaacaaacatgtttgtttaaagGAGCACAGATCCAGTGAAGACCAcaaagtttttttgttattgttggtCTTAAAGATTTTAGATCGGCCTCTGGAATTTATTGTCATAAAAGCAGCAGCTCTTTTGAAACTATAAAACTGAATGCATGAACATGAGTAGAAATGTGTTGCCCCCCCCCATGATTACAATAACACACCATAAAAAAATAGGTCTGATGAAAATCAACAAGTTTTCAAAACAACCTGAAAGGACACAGCTGTATGTGGCCAGCTCCTGAGCGTGGCATTTGGTCTGGAAGGGCGGGCTGGACCTGCTAACCCGACCTAatacagaggagaaagaaaactcTGAGGTAGATACTTGGTCAGACTGACCACCAGGTCAAATCACAGGCTTACTGGAGGACACCTTAATTCAAAAGCCTGCTTTAATCTAATATGATCAAAGAAATAATCAGACTTATTTTTTTAGTGCTATGTCATGTCAGATTGCAATTGTAGCACTGTCCTTTCactgtttcagttattttcttttaaacttaATTCTCACTATAATGTTGCATTTTCTGTAAGTATGACATTCATCTGTGGCACTTGTTGGATCCAGGCCTTCcttcatgcttgtgtgtgtcccTACTGTTCTAAAACCTATGAagactgaatgtaaatgtaaaaaaaaggcACCCTGTCCAAACTGCAATGTAGTTTGCAGAGTCACTTACGTCCAGGTTAAAGAGACAATGATGCTATTTCCTCAGTGTACTAGCTCACAATCTTTGGTGAAGTAAACTACAATTGAAAGTgccaagtttgtttgtttcctgtcaaAGAGCGAGGtgcaataaaatacacatcTCATGTTACCCCAGATACCTCAGTTCTATTACAAGGCTTTGATGAgtcttttttttgcacaatcatgagtccatgtttttctgttagtttttcaaataaaagtgaaaaacacacaccccatcaaaataacaaaattacatCACCCAAAAAGACGAAAGcacaaccaacaaacaaaatacattagTCCCATCTCATCCCCCCACCCCACAAAGATTAATTTCAGCTAGTCTACAATACCAAGTATTCAAAAAGGCAAGATTCAAAAGGTGATCTTTCAGCAGAATTTCATCATTCCAACATCCAGAAACATGTAGGGCCCTCTtactaaataaatattacatccAATAAAATCATCAGATGTAGagtcatttcattcaaaacatttttctctaaaattaCTTCTACTTTTCTAGCAGTTctgggaaagaaaaagcaaaaacacaaattttaatttttttttttttaaagtcctaTTGTGGCTGATTTCAAAGGTAATAGTTTTTGCTTATTGCCACTCTCTGTGGTGGTCTGTGCAACTACTGTATCAAAACTATTAAGGCAAATTTTAATCAGACAGCAAGATCAATCTAAAGTACTAAGAGAAATCActttacaagaaaacaacaattaataCTTTACTATAGCAACACTCACACAGCAAgcacaaaaacatcattttcaaaatgtctggctgaaaaaaatcttcagaaaaaaaaaagtaaatattaacaAAAGACATATTGACTATCATGCACTTGGAACAACTAGTCACATGATTCTTTCTTGTATCCTGCAGCAATCCTTGGTAAAAAATAAACGTTCtagtatgaaaataaaactttttttttaatataatttgaaTCATTTGATGAACTCAGGTATTCTCTCtgaaaataataccaaaaatatTCTCACTTAAACATTTGCAGAACCTGtgcaaaacagtgaaaagatcCTTTGCGTCCATTGCATTTGTAGACATGATTGTTTTAGCTGTTGTCCAAATGTTACCTCAGCACTACTTGGTTTGTTGGTATGAATATGGGGAATGATTTCTGGATGTGTCCACTTGTGACTGTGCACCATTATCCtggaagagagagtgagataaCCCTAATTCTTTGCCACTGCCATTTTGCTAGCAAGGAgctgttgttttaaatgaagaTAATGTTTTATATACAAAAGGCATTGATGTTAAAACATACCTCCACAGGAACAGTAGTTGTCTGCAAGTGTGCATATTGTGGGATATATGCTCCTTGCATAGCTGTGTTGGCGGCCATAAACTGcacaatgaagaaaagaaaaacactcataTAGAGATCATATCCATAATctatacattttacagtttaatgaaGCAATTTTAAATACCTTATTCTCAAATAATTATAATGTGTGAACTTATTTCTGATTCAATGCAGGATTGTCTCACCGTTCCTGCACTACCCAGAGAGAGGTGACTCATCTGCTGTGTGAGGGGGGCCATCATGGAAGTAGGCTGCAGTGACATGGATGGGTCCATAGAGGGCGATATCACTGTACCCTGGAAGAAAAGTGCAAGCAGGTAAGAGAAGAATGTATGCAGCATGGTGGAGTATCTTTctgtaaaattgaaatacttTCCAAAAATCTGAGTGAATAAAGATCATTGAATGCCACAAGAGTTACGCCTGAATTTCAGGCAAAGCGAAACGGAATAATCTCATATTTCTCATCTCATGACCACAGCAGAAGGTGAGTAGTCACAAGTTGAACAAGTTGTCTATAAGCATCTTGACTGGCCTGATGCATCTGACAGGGTTTTCTCGTCTATGTTGGCTCAAAGGACTCTCCTCTCTCAGTTCAAACCCATCTGTTATGAAATATTGGGCATCTGTCATCaattacacatctttatgtagCCTCTCTAAGGCTGTCGTTTTTACATTCCTATATAAACACTTTAGCATAGTAAATCCTTAAGGATCAGTGTCACTTTATGTGTAAGCACTACTCTTCCAtattgtgtctgtttgttgacagaaaaatgtttcaattctgtaacaaccacagagagaaatgtttctgtgaaacagaaaaaagacaaaagcaaaagaaaattgcGATGAATAAAGTGATGATGAGTAGATGAAGAGATTTTGCTCTTACTGGGTGCTGCATGATGTACTGTTGATGAGGCACCCAGGATGGGTTCTGCACCTGgaacatcacacaaacacactctgtaAACACACTGGCACTGAGCAGCTGCTATTCACAGAGATCACATGCTACTGTGATTGGCACAGCATCAAGCATGAAAGGCCACAGTGCCCTTTGTCACATTTAACCTAAGCTTCCAAAACCTCAAAGGACATGTTTCTGAATCCTGATGACACATGGTTTATGAGTTACGACATGTAAAACTGctgaatgaaatatttttttaagtattgcAAGTATTGCTTTTTCTCAAAGCCAAGTATACTCTATTGATGAGAAGCATTCAAACCTGGTATGTCGAAACTGGAGACATGTAAGGAGACATGGACGTTTGAGCGATCATCCTGTTTGAGATACTGTATGCTGGTGGGAAAAATCTGTGGACACAGAATAAAGcgtatttcaataaaaataacaaagtgaATTAGGTACAGCAAAATATATTGGCCATGACAGTGCAATCTAATCTGTTGTTGTAGTTTACCCATTTTGCATAGCAGCTGCACTGGGGTCATATGTGAGTGTCATTCCAGCCTGCGGGAAAAGGACAGCACAGGTTTGGCAACTAAACTGATGCATACAATTCAAACACTTAACCAACACAAAAGCATTGTACTACAGTCTATTGTGTAGCTATTACACTCAAACCTGAAAGAGGGCGCCCTTGACTACACAAAACTTTACAATAAACAGCAGAGAGTACAACCAGGATtacaataatcaataatcaataaaaatcaaaagctcTTCAGAGTGGCAAATgtgatactgtacatgtaatttATTCCTTTAGATGAATCAGCAACATTAAGCACCAATAAAGTTAGTCAAaagtgattcttttttttgccaggCTGTAATATTTGTTacattctctgttttcatcAAGTAACACCTGAAGTTTATCCTTTGCTATTCCTATCTGGTCATGGATTGATTCCCATCGGCCACTCAGACCTCTCACTTTGTCCCGGGCACCACCTACCAGTCTCGAGTCACCGTCCCTTGCCCAACCCCGACTATTCTGGGcaaatttattttgactttgtctctttttctgcccTCCATCAGCAAACTTGCACAGCAAGGGTTCAGAGGGTgctaaaggaagaaaaaatggtGGGAGAATAAATTAAAAGGTTTGTCTTAAACAAATagtgctttcacacatgcactgcaaccctgaacttATCTAGACATTACTCAGAGGAGCTGTCTGTGAGAACACAAATGTCCGAATCAGTTGAACCAGACATTAAATGAACTTTACCCTGCTAGCTCCCAAGTACAAATCTGTGTAATGTCCGATTGCGCCGATGTGTGAATAGAGCAGGTAACTGTCTGGAGACTTCACAGAGAGCAAGTGGGCATGTCGATGATGTTTCTATCCTGCCTCCTGCACGTCCTACCCAGATGTCACCCCTCGACTAAACCAGACGGAGTATTTCCAGAAGGTGAGAACGCACCTGACCTGGAAAATCTCCGGTTGTTTGCTACATGTGTGAAAGGGCTACTCCAGACAATGCCCGGACTTAATTCTCCGGACATTGTCTGGAGTTCATATGAGAAAAGGGCTTTTCACTCCCTGAAGCCTGGGAGTACACATTTACTAGCCAGTTTGGGAACACAGACCTCTAATTTGGCAGCTGTGGAGCTGTAATCCCCTCCCCTTCCTTAGAGAGGCAAGGCCAGCAGAGACTATTTCAGTCTAATAATCCAATTAAAAACCTTAGAGAGGGAGCTGAGGCAACACagagcagctctctctctctcattttctttgtctgtactCTGCCACTTAGGGCTGAGTGTCTATGAGCTCTTTAACAGCAGACTCACTGACTCCTGTTGGAAGCATGAGTCAGTTGGCCGACCACTTCATCCTGTCTATACAACTCCGCCTACTGTGCACATTATAGTCATAagaatattttctttcacatatTCTTTTCATGGCCTTGCAGTTATCCTACTTTACTTTTCTGCTGTGAAAGTCTGCAAATATTAGATAATTATATAGTATATCTTACCTGGAACACCTGCAGATGTCTTAATAAATTTTCCATTGAAGTGAGAAatgactgcatcacatttttcagttgACTCCATCCTGAAGTtatcaaagacaaacagagcacAACTACATCAACAATAACTGCAGTAATGAGGGTGAGCAGGTGCTTTCCAAGATGTGCTTCCTTTCTGGGTGGGTGGAAAAGGTGGTTAAAATCAAAGATTTTTATCTGCAAGTCTACATATGCTGTGGAATCGACCTGTATTGTCTTCACCATTTTTACCACACAGACCCATTAAtgaacacccacacacacaaacattcatctGATGCAttatgattttttgttttgtcagtcaTGACCCTGGCCATGCCTGTCAGGTATTTCTGTCAAAGCGTCTGGGTATGCAAGTATGACTGGCAGAAGTGAGCATTACCAGTATAATTAAATCACAAGTCATTGTGAAACTATTTTTTCAAGGAGTTTCCATTTGTCCATACAAGAAGTGTTCTTTCTGCCTTGTTATTGACAACATACAGTagtaatgtctttttttagttaattttagaaatgaaacaaattctGCATTGAATTGATGATGAGAAATCTGCAAAactcagtttatttttaatctttttttttttaacaatttgaaaGGTGTCATGACAATTACAATTGGTTTAGAATGGTAGCCTTGATCTCAATCCTGTGGTATTGTTAGTATTATTGTCTCTCAAAAGTAATTTCCCATAGACTTTGTTGGCTAATGTTGTAAAGGGAATATTGCCACTTGTCTCATTTCCCATCTCTGGCATAATTTCCATTTCACTGGTCGAACAGTGGTCTCTTCCTGTTTACTGCTGTAAAGGGGTCCTTTTTGGACATGAAGCCAGCCAACAAATTTCCTGAAAAATGGCAATGGCAAACCATGTAAAATGCTAGTTGGAGGCTGAAAGAGGCTGTCAGTTTTCTCAGTTGGATACCATGTATTTAGTTTAGTCATAACTATGTGTTATATTTGACGtagtttaaatttatttattgttaaaatgcTACAGTATACATAGCCCcagtgaaaaaaacatcttgatAATGTTTCAGTTGCATGAGTCATTCACAATAAATTACACGAGCAACTGACCTGGCAAAGCCCACTCCTCTGCTAGCTCCACTGGAGTCTCTCAGGATGCGTGTGGATATGACCTGGCCGAAGTGCTTTAACATATTTTCTAGCTCCTGCTCATCCATAGATAAAGGTAAGTTGGAGATATACAAGTTTGTGGGGTCTTGTTCTTGTTGCTGTATGgtcaaaaaaagagagagaagaagccagagGTAATGTAATTACACTATTGGAAATGCTTGAAACACACTGGCATACACAAGGAAATTTCTTTCTGCATCACATTCAAACTGACGTCAGTTATGTAGTAATGTAAGGAAGGcggaagagaggagggaaggagaaattTCCTTGCAATTCAATATAATTTATCCCTAGAAAtagtaaaacattaaacagactTTTCGTACAAGCCTTAATAATGGGGTTATCATGTCTCTgcttcttcctgtctgtctctgttggGGGGTTTATGTAATAAAGGGTCACTGTGAGCAGTGATAATTGGGGATTTGCATGCAGCCCACGGTGGCTTAAGGCTCACATCAGCTGATTTCTTGCTGTATTTTAATAGCATCAGCAAAAACTAAAGACACAGCTACGAGTCCTTGGGGAGAAACTTCTCACCATTACTATTGATCAATGTTGTGTTGCAGTCAGAGTCAGCTATAGGGCCAGACTGCTTTACTAAAAGAAatacactgacagaaaaaccaaaatttCACAATTATAGGACAATGAATGGGCCATAGTCTGCACTGCAATAAAACCGTAAGTAAGGTTTTTAAGGTTCCTAAGTCAGAGGATCTGGAAAGAGATGGAAGgacagatgagaagatggatcGAGGGTTGCAGGGAGGTGTTTCAGAACTTCAGCTCTGTGCAGCTCCAATAACTCTAAGGGGAGCAGGAGACCTTCAGTTATACACCTACCTGCTTTTCACACataggcgcacacacacatgcgtatgtttgtacacatgcacaaattGT
This window contains:
- the LOC120801213 gene encoding RNA-binding motif, single-stranded-interacting protein 1 — translated: MIFANTGNPLRTPYRKQPTVAPSSHPMAPPSPSTNSSTNNSSSSSTAGWDQLSKTNLYIRGLSPSTTDHDLVKLCQPYGKIVSTKAILDKTTNKCKGYGFVDFDSPAAAQKAVAALKTTGVQAQMAKQQEQDPTNLYISNLPLSMDEQELENMLKHFGQVISTRILRDSSGASRGVGFARMESTEKCDAVISHFNGKFIKTSAGVPAPSEPLLCKFADGGQKKRQSQNKFAQNSRGWARDGDSRLAGMTLTYDPSAAAMQNGFFPPAYSISNRMIAQTSMSPYMSPVSTYQVQNPSWVPHQQYIMQHPGTVISPSMDPSMSLQPTSMMAPLTQQMSHLSLGSAGTFMAANTAMQGAYIPQYAHLQTTTVPVEDNGAQSQVDTSRNHSPYSYQQTK